A stretch of the Agelaius phoeniceus isolate bAgePho1 chromosome 1, bAgePho1.hap1, whole genome shotgun sequence genome encodes the following:
- the LOC129124123 gene encoding lymphocyte antigen 6E, with translation MKLFLLVVLGVALCVESAFSLTCFTCKDATSNLHCLSTTRCSDHEKYCLTTYSTSGTGSDRSQRITKKCSAFCPTIDLNIGIAGVATSCCESSLCNMSGASSVKTSSTLLTLGVLASLACILRMGF, from the exons ATGAAGCTTTTCCTCCTGGTCGTGCTCGGCGTCGCCCTGTGCGTGGAAAGTG ctttctccCTGACGTGCTTCACGTGCAAGGATGCAACCTCCAACCTCCATTGTCTCAGCACCACCAGATGCTCGGACCACGAGAAGTATTGTCTGACAACCTATTCCACCTCAGGAACTG gcaGTGACCGGAGCCAGCGAATCACCAAGAAATGTTCTGCATTTTGCCCAACAATTGACCTGAACATCGGCATAGCTGGAGTCGCCACCAGCTGCTGCGAGAGCTCCTTGTGCAACATGAGTGGGGCCAGCAGTGTGAAAACCAGTtccaccctcctcaccctggGGGTCCTGGCCAGTCTCGCCTGCATCCTCAGGATGggtttttga
- the LOC129131144 gene encoding lymphocyte antigen 6E-like, translating into MRTPLVTLLAAVLCVEQVYPFMCYTCQEQESNKDCLTISMCAKEDKHCVTIRKDVRTKPNKPKYVISKMCSPTCPETGQQQIQSSQNVSCCEKPLCNVNGVSSRQSSHGVMSLGVLASATYIFTYGL; encoded by the exons ATGAGGACTCCTCTTGTCACCTTgctggctgctgtgctctgtgtggaACAAG TTTATCCATTCATGTGCTACACCTGCCAAGAACAGGAGTCCAACAAGGACTGTTTGACCATTTCCATGTGTGCCAAGGAGGACAAACACTGCGTGACCATCCGGAAGGACGTCAGGACAA AGCCCAACAAGCCTAAATACGTCATCTCCAAGATGTGCTCTCCAACGTGTCCAGAAACAGGTCAGCAACAAATCCAAAGCTCCCAGAatgtttcctgctgtgagaaacCCCTGTGCAACGTGAATGGAGTCAGCAGCAGGCAAAGCAGCCACGGAGTGAtgtccctgggtgtcctggCCAGTGCCACTTACATCTTTACATACGGATTGTGA